From Carnobacterium alterfunditum DSM 5972:
GAAATATCTTCGGCAACCATTTCTAACTCAATAGCTAATGCTAATTCAGCAATAACATCTCCAGCACTTACACCAACAACTTGCGCTCCAGCAATTTTACCTGTTTTTTCTTCGATGATCATGCGAACAAATCCTTCATTTGCATTTAGAGATAGTGCACGACCATTACCTGCTAACGAAAATTTACTGACTTTGTAGTCTTTATTGCCTCTCACTTCGTCTGCTGCTAAGCCAACTTTTGCGACTTCAGGTTCAGTATAAGTAGCAATCGGCAACGTTTTATAATTCACCACTGCTTCTTTACCCGAAATAACTTCTGCCACGACTTTTGCATCATGACTTGCTTTATGCGCAAATGCTGGACCTGGAGTGATATCACCAATAGCATAAATGCCTTCTACATTAGTTTTCAATGAAGCATCCACATCAATTCTGCCGTTTTCTAATCGTTTAACACCAGCTGCTTCTAAATTTAATTTAGTTGTATTAGGCACTCGACCTGCCGAAACTAAAACAAAGTCAGCTTTAACTGTTTCTTCTTTATCGTCTTTTATATAATTAATCGTCACTGTTTCGTCTGTTTGTACCGACTTAGTGATCTTAACGCTTTCTATAACATCAACACGCTTTTCTGCATAATTTTTCTTAACTAATTTCACTATATCCCCATCAAAAAAATTGATGATACTAGCTTCCTTTTCAAGAATCGTTACTTTAGAACCAAAATTACTGAAGGCAAATGCTAATTGACTAGCAATATACCCACCACCGACGATCACTAAATGTTTGGGAATTTCTTTTATACTTAATCCGCCAGTTGTATCTAAAACGCGTCCGCCCATTGGAATTTCAAAAATTTCAAGTGGTGAACTTCCTGTAGCAATCACCACATTTTTGAACGCGATATCTTGAGAACCATCTTTCGCTTCAACGGTCAAATGATTTCTATTCATGAATACAGCTGTTCCGCGAATAATTTCTACTTTATTTTTTTTTAATAAAGCTTCAGTACCACTTGTTAGCCTATTTACTACTTTAGTCTCTTTCCATTTTTGCATTTTTATAATATCAAACGAAACCTTTGAAGCTATGACACCAAATGTTTCAGAATGCTGTATATTATAAAAGTGATGTCCAGCAGTGATCAATGCTTTAGAAGGAATACAACCGACATTTAAACATACCCCACCGATAAATTCTTTTTCAATGATGGTTACTTTTTGTCCTAATTGTGCTGCTCTGATTGCCGCAACATAGCCTCCTGGGCCAGCTCCAATTATAACGGTTTCTTTTTGATTAGTTGCCAAAATAGTTCAACCCCTCTTTTATTTTTATCCATAGGCATAAGGCTTGAAAAACTGGGTATGCTAACGTTTTCATTGTATTTTGATATAAAAAAATTATAGTTACAGTTGATCAAATGTATCAGCCACTCTTCATTTTCCAGATATTAAAATAAATATGTGTCATACTTCTAGCCATGATACAAGATGTTTTAACTTTCTGACTTCTCAGCTCATCTAATGAAAAATGATATAGAATTTGCCTTGCTTCATCAATTAGCTGACGATTTTGCTTTTCCTCATCTAAGAGATGCATCAATAA
This genomic window contains:
- the lpdA gene encoding dihydrolipoyl dehydrogenase, whose translation is MATNQKETVIIGAGPGGYVAAIRAAQLGQKVTIIEKEFIGGVCLNVGCIPSKALITAGHHFYNIQHSETFGVIASKVSFDIIKMQKWKETKVVNRLTSGTEALLKKNKVEIIRGTAVFMNRNHLTVEAKDGSQDIAFKNVVIATGSSPLEIFEIPMGGRVLDTTGGLSIKEIPKHLVIVGGGYIASQLAFAFSNFGSKVTILEKEASIINFFDGDIVKLVKKNYAEKRVDVIESVKITKSVQTDETVTINYIKDDKEETVKADFVLVSAGRVPNTTKLNLEAAGVKRLENGRIDVDASLKTNVEGIYAIGDITPGPAFAHKASHDAKVVAEVISGKEAVVNYKTLPIATYTEPEVAKVGLAADEVRGNKDYKVSKFSLAGNGRALSLNANEGFVRMIIEEKTGKIAGAQVVGVSAGDVIAELALAIELEMVAEDISLTIHAHPSIAESVMDTAELAMGLPIHI